A genomic region of Nostoc sp. UHCC 0702 contains the following coding sequences:
- a CDS encoding phospholipid carrier-dependent glycosyltransferase: MHLYNRYRAIFDRWLHPLLCLVWFLIGLGLRLANLTGKPPWTDEFSTLVFSLGNSFLPVPLDQAIAPDILLQPLQPQPGATIHDVWTHLSQETNHPPLYFVLAHWWMQLFPTQGGLVSLWGARSLAAVFGAASIPAIYILSLVAFRSRLVGHLAAAMMAVSPYSIFLAQEARHYTLAILWVIASLTCLIIAIREIQNRRQLAVWVALSWVVINALGIATHYFFVLTLGSEALVLIVLACHQWTQFSQKKTAKSPSSPSSPSSPSSPHLPLSPPWPRIYAVVAGTFVAGVVWVPMFLQNSYGSKLTDWIQQPREGFAWLSPIFQSFAAWVTMLYLLPVESPQITIVLGSGLVMLIFIIWAAPILVRGFKIQLQQPENRLMTQVLSGVIVAAIALFFIFTYFLGIDLTRGARYNFVYFPAVIVLLGASLAVCWHGSQNFKGENQTTEEKIGKWNITGKKAVILIWLIGFISAVTVVSNLGYQKYYRPDLFVQLIQKTSQVPVLITTTQITHVQIGEMMGIGRELKMQNSKVPSSLFLLAHQDQNPNTSTAALETTLKALSEPFDLWLVNFHAPIAESVKKCIAETQSLPDVNGYEYKIYHCGKN; the protein is encoded by the coding sequence ATGCATTTATATAATCGCTATCGTGCCATTTTTGATCGCTGGCTTCACCCTTTGCTGTGCCTAGTGTGGTTCCTCATCGGGCTGGGCTTACGCCTAGCCAACTTAACTGGCAAGCCTCCTTGGACTGATGAGTTTTCCACCTTAGTGTTTAGTTTAGGTAATAGTTTTTTGCCAGTACCGCTCGATCAAGCGATCGCACCTGATATTTTATTACAACCGCTGCAACCACAACCCGGTGCTACCATCCACGACGTATGGACACATCTAAGTCAGGAAACTAATCATCCTCCACTTTACTTTGTCCTAGCTCACTGGTGGATGCAGTTATTTCCTACACAAGGGGGTTTAGTTTCGTTGTGGGGGGCGCGATCGCTGGCTGCGGTTTTTGGTGCTGCATCCATACCAGCTATCTATATTTTAAGCTTGGTGGCTTTCCGCTCTCGCTTGGTTGGTCATTTAGCCGCAGCCATGATGGCAGTATCACCCTACAGCATTTTTCTCGCACAAGAAGCCCGTCATTACACTTTGGCAATTTTGTGGGTGATTGCTTCCCTTACCTGCTTAATAATTGCTATCCGGGAAATCCAAAACCGTAGACAATTAGCCGTCTGGGTAGCACTCTCTTGGGTAGTTATTAATGCTTTAGGTATTGCCACTCATTATTTTTTCGTCCTCACCCTCGGTTCGGAAGCTTTAGTTTTGATTGTTCTAGCTTGCCATCAGTGGACACAGTTCAGCCAAAAGAAAACAGCAAAATCCCCCTCATCTCCCTCATCCCCCTCATCCCCCTCATCCCCCCATCTCCCCCTCTCCCCTCCTTGGCCGCGCATCTATGCCGTTGTTGCTGGCACATTTGTAGCGGGGGTAGTTTGGGTACCGATGTTTTTACAAAATAGCTATGGTAGTAAATTGACAGATTGGATACAACAACCACGCGAGGGATTTGCGTGGTTAAGTCCAATTTTCCAATCTTTCGCGGCATGGGTCACCATGCTTTACTTGCTACCAGTTGAATCACCACAAATAACAATTGTGCTTGGTTCTGGGCTGGTAATGCTGATTTTCATAATTTGGGCAGCACCAATCTTAGTTCGTGGGTTCAAGATCCAACTACAGCAACCAGAGAATCGGTTGATGACTCAGGTATTATCTGGGGTAATTGTGGCCGCGATCGCTTTATTCTTTATTTTCACCTACTTTCTGGGCATAGATTTAACAAGGGGCGCTCGTTATAACTTTGTTTACTTTCCCGCTGTGATAGTTTTACTTGGGGCGAGTCTTGCAGTGTGTTGGCATGGTTCTCAGAACTTCAAAGGAGAAAATCAAACAACAGAGGAGAAAATAGGTAAATGGAATATAACTGGCAAGAAAGCTGTGATACTCATTTGGTTGATAGGATTTATCAGTGCTGTCACAGTCGTATCTAATCTTGGTTATCAAAAATACTATCGTCCTGACCTTTTTGTACAATTAATTCAAAAAACATCCCAAGTTCCAGTACTGATTACGACTACTCAGATCACTCATGTACAAATTGGTGAAATGATGGGAATAGGTAGGGAGTTGAAAATGCAAAATTCCAAAGTTCCATCTTCTCTATTTCTTCTTGCCCATCAAGACCAAAACCCTAATACTTCTACTGCTGCTTTAGAAACTACATTAAAAGCACTATCAGAACCGTTTGATTTGTGGTTAGTAAACTTTCATGCTCCCATAGCAGAGTCAGTGAAAAAATGTATTGCTGAGACTCAATCTTTACCAGATGTAAACGGCTATGAGTACAAAATTTATCATTGTGGTAAAAATTAA
- a CDS encoding glycosyltransferase family 39 protein produces MNKDLVSPKFFGRFSLEWLLLSAIALAVLLRILNLGSREFWYDEVLSLLISTGKNAYNSPKDTPVVLAEYTSLLSIPVETGVRDFFLTISRLLKGLLGGEPHPPLFFLSQHLWLRLFGNSEAAMRSLNTFLSIAAMGSAYGLGRVFLGHRGGLFLAALLGINPFYLFHSLNVRMYAPLVLWATLSAWALLHLIYQQDTQIPQNRRNQLLWNAILIVSVAVGILTFYLYAYWLITLAVLVLYLDRQHWWQHGLRLGAGVLLTSPWLLWGTLKQLRNADLKRFNTVKGVSSAWLQHLQDVAQTLGTNLLIGDWASSLAPMSLIIAGCLVILLLLASSISLWKSGEKTNLTVALILGVLPLLLALGVDIVAQKFTVGFGWGRTMIIILPGCLLLLVLWVERGVPIKWRTPIAASLLFLYLTISIGDFSLRHRSVFHQVADLILQDANQPTLIAMNSKAWGHVMRLAYYIPSQANVMLLADKPANLATSLEKVLKDEAGKYPRVLWLDSSNPLWSRLTTETEINRENQRIQQVLKTQFQLKNTQHVSGTMSLDKFTLNLYTRSSKS; encoded by the coding sequence ATGAATAAAGACTTAGTAAGCCCTAAATTCTTTGGGCGCTTTTCTTTGGAGTGGTTACTGCTGAGTGCGATCGCACTAGCTGTTTTACTACGAATTCTTAATCTGGGAAGTAGAGAATTTTGGTATGACGAAGTTTTATCTTTACTAATTTCTACTGGCAAAAATGCCTACAATAGCCCCAAGGATACGCCAGTAGTATTAGCTGAATATACATCATTGTTGAGTATACCTGTTGAGACAGGTGTACGCGATTTTTTCCTAACTATTAGTAGGTTACTTAAAGGTTTGTTAGGAGGAGAACCTCATCCACCATTATTTTTTTTAAGTCAACATTTATGGCTGCGTCTTTTCGGGAATAGCGAAGCGGCTATGCGTAGCCTAAATACATTTTTGAGCATTGCAGCTATGGGTAGCGCTTATGGTTTAGGTAGAGTTTTCTTAGGACATCGAGGAGGACTTTTTCTAGCTGCATTACTGGGAATTAATCCGTTTTATTTATTTCATTCTCTTAATGTTCGGATGTATGCACCTTTAGTTTTATGGGCAACACTAAGTGCATGGGCGCTGCTACATCTAATTTATCAACAAGATACTCAAATTCCTCAAAATCGCCGCAATCAGTTACTATGGAATGCCATTTTAATTGTATCGGTTGCAGTTGGTATACTGACTTTTTATTTATATGCTTATTGGCTCATTACTTTAGCAGTATTGGTATTGTACCTCGACCGACAGCATTGGTGGCAGCACGGTTTGCGTTTGGGGGCTGGAGTTTTATTAACTAGTCCTTGGCTGCTATGGGGTACTCTCAAGCAACTTAGAAATGCTGACTTAAAACGTTTTAACACCGTGAAAGGAGTTAGTTCTGCATGGTTACAACATTTGCAAGATGTGGCTCAAACTTTGGGTACTAACTTACTTATTGGAGACTGGGCATCGAGTCTAGCACCAATGAGTCTGATTATAGCTGGTTGCTTAGTAATTTTACTACTTTTAGCCTCTAGTATCAGCCTTTGGAAATCCGGTGAAAAAACAAATTTAACTGTGGCTTTAATATTAGGAGTTTTACCGCTGTTACTAGCTCTAGGAGTAGACATTGTAGCTCAAAAGTTTACTGTAGGATTTGGCTGGGGACGGACTATGATTATTATCCTGCCCGGCTGTTTATTATTGCTAGTTTTGTGGGTAGAACGAGGTGTACCTATTAAATGGCGTACCCCAATAGCAGCTAGTTTATTATTTTTGTATCTCACCATTAGTATCGGTGATTTTAGTCTACGGCATCGCTCTGTTTTTCATCAAGTTGCAGACTTGATTTTACAAGATGCAAATCAGCCAACCTTAATTGCTATGAATTCCAAAGCTTGGGGTCATGTTATGCGTTTGGCTTATTATATTCCCTCCCAAGCTAATGTGATGCTGCTAGCCGATAAGCCTGCAAATCTCGCAACTTCTTTAGAAAAAGTTTTGAAAGATGAAGCTGGAAAATATCCTCGTGTTCTCTGGTTAGATAGTAGTAATCCGTTATGGTCTCGTTTGACAACAGAGACGGAAATAAATAGAGAAAATCAAAGAATTCAACAGGTTTTAAAAACTCAATTTCAGCTAAAAAATACTCAACATGTTTCAGGCACAATGTCTTTAGATAAATTTACCCTCAACCTTTATACACGCTCTTCAAAAAGCTGA
- a CDS encoding glycosyltransferase family 39 protein → MLIILPIGSWIIIFIIFYKKGQNWRNSLISTSLVWGILITGITELFSYLKIISFAWLLGAWVLIDIILVSICLRFRYQMPLQLAATNIFTTIKKIYYSKKTIYLFLSSVGLIVVILGMIARIAPPNNWDSMDYHMSRIMYWIQHHSIAYYPTSYTPQLYQNPWSEYAILHFQILSGGDYYANLVQWFSMIACMIAVSLIAKQLGADLRGQVFAAIFSATIPMGILQATSTQNDYVLAFWVVCLAYYVLLSLEQKTIDSYANSLQVGSSLGLAILTKGTAYTYVFPFLILFVLSQIKKLRWQVWKPLVSVATISLSLNISHYLRNYNLFGSPLGEPSIYKNEVLGLTTLISNILRNLALHIGTPIGLWNGIANKLIQIIHTFLGVDVNDPRTTFAQRFFVPGGWSTLGFPGNENSAGNLVHLLLIILCITIFLFNKLIRKQSYIFVYLATVVFTFVVFCFLIKWQPWNSRLHLPFFVLMSPFVGVLLSKIKKEKVAIFIVLILLLTSLPWVFFNRYRPLVDSNNIFNTSRTEQYFSNRPYLNNVYFGAIEFLNSKQCSDIGLTLGSDPWEYPLWIIWQQNTQKTVKIQHINVTNVSAVIQQEHPYKQFEPCGIIYMETKKSKQQKRQEINFKDKIYIREWGSPNLGVFIKK, encoded by the coding sequence ATGTTGATTATTTTACCTATAGGATCATGGATAATTATTTTTATAATTTTTTACAAAAAGGGGCAAAATTGGCGTAATTCGCTAATATCAACTTCCCTTGTTTGGGGAATACTTATAACTGGGATTACAGAACTATTCAGTTATCTGAAAATAATTAGTTTTGCTTGGTTATTAGGAGCATGGGTATTAATTGATATTATCTTAGTATCTATATGTTTGCGTTTCAGATATCAAATGCCTCTGCAATTAGCAGCAACTAATATTTTTACAACAATAAAGAAAATATATTATTCAAAAAAAACAATATATCTATTTTTATCGAGTGTGGGTTTGATTGTGGTAATACTTGGCATGATTGCCAGAATAGCACCACCTAATAATTGGGATTCTATGGATTATCACATGAGCCGTATTATGTATTGGATACAGCATCATAGTATTGCTTATTATCCAACTAGTTATACTCCACAGTTATATCAAAATCCTTGGTCAGAGTATGCAATTTTACATTTTCAAATTTTGAGTGGTGGTGATTACTATGCCAACTTAGTTCAATGGTTTAGCATGATTGCTTGCATGATTGCAGTTTCCTTAATTGCAAAACAACTAGGAGCAGATTTAAGAGGGCAAGTTTTTGCTGCCATTTTCAGTGCAACAATTCCTATGGGTATTTTGCAAGCTACAAGTACTCAAAATGATTACGTATTAGCATTTTGGGTAGTTTGTCTTGCTTACTATGTCCTACTAAGTTTGGAACAAAAAACAATAGACAGCTATGCTAATTCATTGCAAGTTGGTAGTAGTTTAGGACTAGCAATTTTAACCAAAGGAACGGCTTATACTTATGTATTTCCATTTTTAATTTTGTTTGTTTTATCGCAGATTAAAAAGTTACGCTGGCAAGTATGGAAACCTCTTGTGAGCGTAGCAACTATAAGTTTGTCACTTAACATTAGTCATTACTTACGTAATTATAATTTATTTGGTTCGCCTCTTGGTGAGCCAAGTATTTATAAAAACGAAGTACTAGGATTAACTACATTAATTTCAAATATATTAAGAAATCTAGCTCTGCATATAGGTACACCAATTGGATTATGGAATGGAATAGCCAACAAATTAATTCAAATTATACATACATTCCTTGGTGTAGATGTTAATGATCCTCGTACAACTTTTGCTCAACGATTCTTTGTCCCAGGAGGTTGGTCTACACTTGGTTTCCCTGGTAATGAAAACAGTGCTGGTAATTTAGTACACTTATTGTTAATAATTTTGTGCATTACTATTTTTTTATTTAACAAATTAATTCGTAAGCAAAGTTACATTTTTGTGTATTTAGCTACTGTAGTATTCACATTTGTTGTGTTTTGCTTTTTGATAAAATGGCAACCCTGGAATAGTCGTCTTCATTTGCCTTTTTTTGTACTCATGTCACCATTTGTTGGCGTGTTGCTATCGAAGATAAAAAAAGAAAAAGTTGCAATTTTTATAGTGTTAATTTTGCTGTTAACATCATTGCCGTGGGTATTTTTTAATAGGTATAGGCCTTTAGTTGATAGCAATAATATTTTTAATACCAGTAGAACTGAGCAGTATTTTAGTAACAGACCATACCTCAATAATGTTTATTTTGGAGCAATTGAGTTTTTAAATTCAAAACAATGTTCAGATATTGGGCTAACACTGGGTAGCGATCCTTGGGAATACCCCCTTTGGATAATTTGGCAGCAAAATACGCAAAAAACAGTTAAAATTCAACATATTAATGTGACTAATGTTTCAGCTGTTATACAACAAGAGCATCCATATAAACAGTTTGAACCTTGCGGAATTATTTATATGGAAACTAAAAAAAGCAAACAACAAAAACGCCAAGAAATTAATTTTAAAGATAAAATTTATATTCGAGAATGGGGTTCTCCAAACCTTGGAGTATTTATAAAAAAATAG
- a CDS encoding glycosyltransferase family 39 protein: MPNFTKLISGARTLHYLGIIIWITPLLIFNNGENSLMPYDEAVYAVRARWMLESGDWLTPQSWGELVYEKTPGPYWWLAFVYKIFGISEVTSRVPAQIACIFSLLLIYEIAVMLLNKRIAYLASAILGVSFLWLQSSRLANANLMTICIAFLGVCCLIKAEFHPRYRSYWCLITGFSFALGLLIRGQLIFVLLIGLLPYLLWEHHRHRLLYNSMLYVGFFIGLIPTCTWFLLSWLRYGSVVFEQFFGLAFRIALEQRNGNSVLFYLWNTPIKAFPWAFFSILGLIIVLKRPINRNHWILIACPLVILTEISLVSTRLPHYALMLYPFMAILAAVAFDWLGEIYNNNINTRKFRFLPRVLSYLFGGLGGLIFIAGMLLYTGILPIKFEENLNIRSYTIIGLLLGFCWLTLPLIWTVRHRFNKKFLTAKYWIGSWLLSAWLGLAVAGATGLFSNYNPDIKVFLQQRAIASVLQNNSINFVVQQTDALTTGGDEALLLLTFYTPNWGKRFKQVFEVPAGSYAWVSPEPSVGLSTAYRHLGTYRGWKLIQLVK; encoded by the coding sequence ATGCCTAATTTTACTAAACTTATATCAGGAGCTAGAACTTTACATTATTTAGGGATAATTATCTGGATTACTCCATTATTAATATTTAATAATGGTGAAAACAGCCTTATGCCTTATGATGAAGCTGTATACGCTGTGCGTGCCCGCTGGATGTTAGAATCTGGGGATTGGCTAACTCCCCAATCCTGGGGTGAATTAGTTTATGAAAAAACACCGGGCCCTTATTGGTGGCTAGCATTTGTTTATAAAATATTTGGCATTAGTGAAGTAACATCTCGCGTACCAGCCCAAATAGCTTGTATTTTCAGCCTATTGTTGATATATGAAATTGCAGTCATGCTACTCAATAAGCGTATCGCCTACTTAGCTTCAGCAATTTTGGGCGTATCGTTTCTTTGGCTTCAAAGTAGCCGATTAGCTAACGCAAATCTCATGACAATTTGCATAGCCTTTTTGGGTGTTTGCTGTTTAATAAAAGCAGAATTCCATCCTAGATATCGTTCTTATTGGTGCTTGATTACAGGATTTAGTTTTGCGTTAGGATTATTAATTAGGGGGCAACTAATATTTGTATTGCTGATAGGTTTGTTACCTTATTTGCTTTGGGAACATCACCGCCATCGACTTCTTTATAACTCCATGTTGTATGTAGGGTTTTTCATCGGGTTAATTCCTACATGTACTTGGTTTTTGTTAAGCTGGCTACGCTATGGTTCCGTAGTTTTTGAACAATTCTTTGGCTTAGCATTTAGGATAGCATTAGAACAGCGTAATGGTAATTCCGTTTTATTTTATCTGTGGAATACTCCTATTAAAGCCTTCCCTTGGGCTTTTTTTAGTATTTTGGGACTGATTATAGTTTTAAAGCGCCCCATTAATCGCAATCATTGGATATTAATTGCTTGTCCTCTGGTGATATTGACAGAAATTAGCTTAGTTTCTACTCGTTTACCACACTACGCACTGATGCTATATCCGTTTATGGCCATACTTGCCGCAGTTGCTTTTGATTGGTTAGGCGAAATTTATAACAATAATATAAATACGAGAAAATTTAGATTTCTACCCCGTGTTTTGAGTTATTTATTTGGGGGATTAGGTGGTTTAATTTTTATAGCAGGTATGCTACTTTATACAGGAATTTTACCAATTAAATTTGAAGAGAATCTAAATATTAGAAGTTACACAATAATCGGACTGCTTTTAGGATTTTGTTGGTTAACCTTACCTCTCATCTGGACAGTACGTCATCGCTTCAATAAGAAATTTTTAACAGCTAAATATTGGATTGGTAGCTGGTTATTAAGTGCATGGCTAGGTTTAGCTGTGGCTGGGGCTACAGGACTGTTCAGCAATTATAATCCTGATATTAAAGTATTCTTGCAGCAGAGAGCGATCGCGTCTGTACTCCAAAACAATTCAATTAACTTTGTAGTCCAGCAAACAGATGCTCTCACAACCGGCGGAGATGAGGCACTATTACTGCTGACGTTTTATACACCCAACTGGGGAAAGCGATTCAAACAAGTCTTTGAAGTTCCAGCGGGAAGTTACGCCTGGGTAAGTCCAGAACCGTCGGTTGGTTTATCCACGGCTTATCGTCATTTAGGCACTTATCGGGGATGGAAGTTGATTCAATTAGTGAAATAA
- the psb27 gene encoding photosystem II protein Psb27: MKRYWSRLLALVLVVAIGLMGCSSPDSLTGDYRQDTLAVVNVMKQALELSQDSPNRAAIQAEARQKINDFSARYQRVNSVSGLSSFTTMRTALNSLAGHYSSYPNRPLPQKLKTRLEQELQQVESALRRGA; encoded by the coding sequence ATGAAACGCTATTGGTCGCGTCTGCTTGCCTTAGTTTTAGTTGTAGCCATTGGTTTAATGGGTTGTTCTAGCCCCGACAGTCTGACGGGAGATTATCGCCAAGACACCTTGGCTGTGGTCAATGTTATGAAACAAGCCTTAGAGTTATCACAAGATTCACCAAACAGAGCAGCAATTCAAGCAGAAGCGCGTCAAAAAATTAATGACTTTTCAGCTCGCTACCAAAGGGTAAACTCTGTTTCCGGTCTTAGTTCTTTTACAACCATGCGAACAGCCCTCAACTCTTTAGCAGGACACTACAGTTCTTACCCAAACCGGCCATTACCACAAAAACTTAAAACTCGCCTAGAGCAAGAGTTACAGCAGGTAGAGTCTGCACTCAGGCGTGGTGCTTAA
- a CDS encoding glycosyltransferase — protein MSHSQPNSLLSVPTGALQISNEDVDSEALLLSLVIPTYKERDNIDRIVKILSQLLDEFIPGNYELIVVDDDSPDRTWEVAQSLTAEYQQLQVMRRQQERGLSSAVIRGWQAARGQVLGVIDGDLQHPPEVLTQLLRGIQEGADLAVASRHVEGGGVSSWSVVRRFLSRGAQVLGLMILPSVLGRVTDPMSGYFMVRRSAIAGATLNPVGYKILLEVIGRGKVGEITEVGYVFCERKEGESKVTWKQYLEYIHHLVRLRLSTGRLGRVRKKINFPIGRFLRFGLVGLSGVFVDMAILYLLNDPTTLAWPLTRSKIIAGEIAILNNFLWNDAWTFADVSMRQQQWHQRLKRFLKFNAICLAGLVLNVLVLNLVFNFIIRNAYIANLIAIAVATIWNFWVNLKLSWRVTDVK, from the coding sequence ATGAGTCACAGTCAGCCTAATTCTTTATTATCAGTACCAACTGGTGCATTACAGATTTCTAATGAGGACGTAGATAGCGAAGCTCTTCTTCTTTCTTTAGTTATCCCAACTTATAAAGAGCGTGACAATATTGACAGGATTGTCAAAATATTAAGTCAGCTACTAGATGAATTTATACCAGGTAACTACGAACTAATTGTGGTAGATGATGATAGCCCAGACCGCACTTGGGAAGTAGCACAATCTTTGACAGCAGAATATCAGCAGTTGCAGGTGATGCGCCGTCAACAGGAGCGGGGATTGTCTTCAGCAGTGATTCGTGGGTGGCAAGCTGCAAGAGGGCAGGTTTTAGGGGTGATTGATGGAGATTTGCAACATCCACCAGAGGTTTTGACGCAACTATTACGGGGGATTCAAGAGGGAGCAGATCTAGCAGTAGCTAGCCGTCATGTGGAAGGAGGCGGTGTTAGCAGTTGGAGTGTTGTCAGGCGTTTTTTGTCTCGTGGCGCTCAGGTGTTGGGATTGATGATTTTACCTAGTGTATTGGGCAGAGTTACCGACCCGATGAGTGGCTATTTTATGGTGCGCCGGAGTGCGATCGCAGGTGCAACACTCAATCCAGTAGGATACAAAATTCTCTTAGAGGTAATTGGACGGGGAAAAGTAGGGGAAATTACGGAAGTTGGTTATGTATTTTGTGAACGCAAAGAAGGTGAAAGTAAAGTCACATGGAAGCAATATCTTGAATACATCCACCATCTAGTGCGGTTGCGGCTTTCAACGGGGCGATTGGGACGAGTCAGGAAAAAAATCAACTTCCCAATTGGTCGATTCCTGCGTTTTGGGTTGGTGGGTTTGAGTGGGGTATTCGTAGATATGGCAATACTGTATTTGCTCAACGACCCGACTACTCTAGCTTGGCCGCTGACGCGTAGTAAGATCATTGCTGGGGAAATTGCAATTTTGAATAATTTCTTGTGGAATGACGCTTGGACATTTGCTGATGTCAGTATGCGACAGCAGCAATGGCATCAACGCTTAAAGCGCTTTTTGAAATTCAATGCAATTTGCCTTGCCGGGTTGGTTTTGAATGTTTTGGTGTTGAATTTGGTGTTTAATTTCATCATTCGTAACGCCTACATTGCTAACTTGATAGCGATCGCAGTTGCAACCATTTGGAATTTCTGGGTGAACTTGAAACTAAGCTGGCGCGTCACTGACGTAAAATAG
- the cofH gene encoding 7,8-didemethyl-8-hydroxy-5-deazariboflavin synthase subunit CofH — protein MKLKTVDAILDRALMGYDLSPEEGVFLLKQTEKEAIAAIQITADKLRHAQAGDTVTYIINRNINFTNICEQHCSFCAFRRDDGDAGAYWLDWTQILEKSQDAVQRGATEICMQGGLNPQAQINGKSLPYYLKLVETIKQEFPQIHLHAFSPQEVQFIARVDGLEYVDVIAALRDAGVGSMPGTAAEVLDDEVRRVLCPEKIDTATWLEIISTSHRLGLHTTSTMLSGHIETPEQQIGHLEKLRSLQKTAINQGYPAQITEFILLPFVGQEAPKSLRRRVGRDQPILTDALLLGAVARIFLGNWIPNHQPSWVKLGLTGATEALTWGCNDIGGTLMEEHITTMAGALGGTCMEVETLQTAIASLGRSHQQRDTLYQKVTS, from the coding sequence GTGAAGCTTAAAACTGTTGATGCTATTCTCGACCGTGCCCTAATGGGGTATGATTTATCTCCCGAAGAGGGAGTATTTTTGTTAAAACAAACTGAAAAAGAGGCGATCGCAGCTATTCAAATCACCGCTGACAAACTCCGCCACGCTCAAGCAGGTGATACCGTCACATACATCATTAACCGAAATATTAACTTTACTAACATCTGTGAGCAGCATTGTAGTTTTTGTGCTTTCCGTCGTGATGATGGTGATGCGGGCGCTTACTGGTTAGATTGGACGCAAATTTTGGAAAAGTCCCAAGATGCAGTCCAGCGTGGTGCAACAGAAATTTGTATGCAGGGAGGATTGAATCCACAAGCGCAGATCAATGGCAAATCTTTGCCTTATTACCTGAAATTGGTAGAAACCATCAAGCAAGAATTTCCTCAAATACACCTACACGCTTTTTCTCCCCAAGAAGTTCAATTTATCGCCAGAGTTGACGGACTTGAGTATGTTGATGTAATAGCTGCTTTGCGGGATGCTGGTGTTGGTTCAATGCCAGGAACCGCTGCTGAGGTGTTGGATGATGAGGTGCGGCGGGTGCTGTGCCCAGAGAAGATTGATACAGCCACTTGGCTAGAAATTATCAGTACATCTCACAGATTGGGTTTACACACCACAAGCACTATGTTATCTGGGCATATTGAAACACCAGAACAACAAATTGGGCATTTAGAAAAATTGCGATCGCTCCAAAAAACTGCCATCAATCAAGGATACCCAGCGCAGATTACAGAGTTTATTTTATTACCATTTGTTGGACAAGAAGCACCTAAATCCTTACGCCGTCGAGTCGGACGCGATCAACCGATTTTAACTGATGCACTGCTATTAGGGGCTGTGGCACGGATTTTTCTAGGAAATTGGATTCCCAACCATCAACCGAGTTGGGTCAAGTTGGGGCTAACTGGTGCTACAGAAGCTTTAACTTGGGGTTGCAACGACATTGGTGGCACATTAATGGAAGAGCATATTACCACAATGGCGGGTGCTTTAGGTGGTACTTGCATGGAAGTAGAAACCTTGCAAACTGCGATCGCTTCTTTAGGACGATCCCATCAACAACGCGATACCCTTTATCAAAAAGTTACGAGTTAG